A DNA window from Undibacterium sp. YM2 contains the following coding sequences:
- a CDS encoding rhomboid family intramembrane serine protease produces MSQKKLLPISPVAILLFVLILAGWTCSVLYFGKSYFASQKSVLLPQLGAATGELFTRHEWWRLLVSQFLHVHFLHMLFNALSILILASSLERARGWLALLAIYFIGGLTGQTASVWYYPALVTDGASQALMALCAGMLVLPPRSKVTWFAGLVVAIQVALDVHAITAIKAGHLYGFVTGLLVALTIFSYRQSVLMHRNNASP; encoded by the coding sequence ATGAGCCAGAAAAAACTTTTACCCATATCGCCTGTAGCAATTCTTCTCTTTGTGCTGATATTGGCGGGCTGGACTTGTTCTGTCCTGTATTTCGGAAAATCTTATTTTGCCTCGCAAAAATCCGTACTCCTGCCGCAGTTGGGTGCCGCAACCGGGGAGCTGTTCACCAGACATGAATGGTGGCGCCTGCTGGTCTCGCAATTCCTGCATGTGCATTTCCTGCACATGCTGTTCAATGCCTTGTCCATACTCATCCTTGCCAGCAGCCTGGAAAGAGCAAGAGGCTGGCTGGCCCTGCTGGCAATTTACTTCATTGGTGGTCTCACCGGCCAGACTGCCAGCGTCTGGTATTACCCTGCACTCGTCACCGACGGTGCCTCACAGGCGCTGATGGCCTTGTGTGCCGGCATGCTGGTCTTGCCACCACGCAGCAAAGTGACCTGGTTTGCTGGCCTGGTAGTCGCCATACAAGTGGCGCTGGATGTGCATGCGATAACAGCTATCAAGGCTGGGCATTTATATGGTTTCGTCACAGGCTTGCTGGTTGCTCTGACTATTTTTTCATACAGACAAAGCGTACTCATGCACCGTAATAACGCCAGCCCATGA
- a CDS encoding M23 family metallopeptidase produces MTAPIIIEFPLSGEWLVGADGTEAGHERALDLIQVDHKFKATRRPLWRELFQAVPLGDYYAFGQPIFSPFAGRVVTAVDGCPEAANSYLRTLVEMLFSKQGDAELQQLMDAGHGDIRAFAGNHIILQSSADPAVHAFLAHARTGSVCVEVGQEVAALQTIAAVGNSGQSMTPHLHFHLMAGANPVNAVTLECCFRAYELFSAGQWQRCETSLPRRRQRIRALAA; encoded by the coding sequence ATGACCGCACCTATCATCATAGAATTTCCTTTGTCCGGCGAATGGCTGGTCGGCGCAGATGGTACCGAGGCCGGGCATGAAAGAGCCTTAGATTTAATACAGGTCGATCACAAATTCAAAGCAACCCGGCGCCCGCTCTGGCGAGAATTGTTCCAGGCCGTGCCCTTGGGAGATTATTACGCCTTTGGCCAACCGATATTCTCTCCTTTTGCTGGCAGGGTCGTGACCGCCGTTGATGGCTGCCCCGAGGCTGCCAACAGCTATCTGCGTACTCTGGTTGAAATGCTGTTCTCAAAGCAAGGCGACGCTGAATTGCAGCAGTTGATGGATGCAGGTCATGGCGATATCCGGGCCTTTGCCGGTAATCATATCATCCTGCAATCCAGCGCAGATCCTGCTGTCCATGCCTTCCTGGCCCATGCGCGCACTGGCTCGGTTTGTGTTGAGGTGGGACAGGAAGTCGCAGCCTTGCAAACGATAGCTGCCGTCGGCAACTCCGGCCAGTCAATGACGCCGCATCTGCACTTTCATTTGATGGCAGGAGCCAATCCTGTCAATGCAGTCACGCTGGAATGCTGTTTCCGTGCTTATGAATTATTCTCTGCTGGTCAATGGCAACGTTGTGAGACATCCCTGCCCAGGCGCAGGCAGCGCATACGTGCCCTTGCAGCCTGA
- a CDS encoding LysR family transcriptional regulator: MDKLRSMEVFVAVVDAGSFTAAAAQCEISPVMVGKHIQFLEELLAARLLTRTTRRQSLTELGLQYAEQCRAILAQISEAESGAARMRGGARGVLKITSPVTFGSELLAPAMVDYLAQYPEMRADLHMNDRLVDVVEDGYDAAIRIGRLEDSTLIARPLRPYRMMICAAPAYLQRKGIPLKPADLTAHECLDFLHWNKHVRWRLSEDVTDIPVSRLRSNNGQALKSAAVAGFGIVMQSELLLASEVAAGRLVPLLQDYLPASRPMHLLYPRDRQPTPKLSTFIEFMVGRFGL, translated from the coding sequence ATGGATAAATTGCGCAGCATGGAAGTGTTCGTCGCCGTTGTCGATGCAGGCAGCTTTACGGCTGCCGCAGCGCAGTGCGAAATCTCGCCTGTCATGGTCGGCAAACACATACAGTTTCTGGAAGAACTGCTCGCTGCGCGTCTGTTGACACGCACGACGCGCCGCCAGAGTCTGACCGAGCTGGGTTTGCAATACGCGGAGCAATGCCGGGCCATACTGGCGCAGATCAGTGAGGCAGAGTCCGGTGCCGCCAGGATGCGTGGCGGTGCCCGTGGCGTGCTGAAGATCACCTCCCCCGTGACCTTCGGCAGTGAATTGCTGGCTCCGGCCATGGTCGATTATCTTGCGCAATATCCAGAAATGCGTGCTGACCTGCACATGAATGACAGACTGGTGGATGTGGTCGAAGATGGCTACGATGCCGCCATACGCATAGGCAGGCTGGAAGACTCCACCCTGATTGCCCGCCCGCTAAGGCCCTACCGCATGATGATCTGCGCCGCGCCTGCCTACCTGCAACGCAAGGGCATACCGCTTAAACCTGCCGATCTGACAGCGCATGAGTGCCTGGATTTTTTACACTGGAACAAGCATGTGCGCTGGCGCCTGAGTGAAGATGTCACCGACATCCCCGTCAGCCGCCTGCGTTCGAATAATGGCCAGGCCTTGAAGAGTGCTGCCGTGGCGGGTTTCGGTATCGTCATGCAATCTGAACTGCTGCTCGCCAGTGAGGTTGCCGCAGGCAGACTGGTGCCACTGCTGCAAGACTACCTGCCTGCATCACGCCCCATGCATCTGCTGTATCCGCGCGACAGGCAGCCCACGCCCAAGCTTTCCACGTTTATAGAATTCATGGTGGGCAGGTTTGGTTTGTAG
- a CDS encoding short chain dehydrogenase, whose protein sequence is MKLIIIGANGTVGSAISNELGARHELIRVGKSSGDLQLDISNSEQIQALFTRTGKVDGVVVAAGHVHFAPLGEIEEQHYHIGLNSKLMGQVNVARIAQDYLHDGSSITLTSGFVGDIQIRAGASAAMVNGAIEGFVRGAAIELPRGLRINVVSPGLLEASVAALGSFFPGFEAVSAKRVGLAYARSVEGAQTGQVYAVR, encoded by the coding sequence ATGAAACTCATCATCATCGGTGCCAACGGCACAGTAGGCAGCGCTATCAGCAATGAACTCGGTGCCCGTCATGAGCTTATCCGCGTCGGCAAGAGCAGCGGAGACCTACAGCTGGACATCAGCAACAGCGAACAGATACAAGCATTGTTTACCCGTACTGGCAAGGTTGATGGCGTGGTGGTCGCGGCAGGCCATGTGCATTTTGCCCCTCTGGGTGAAATCGAAGAACAGCATTACCACATAGGTCTCAACAGTAAGCTTATGGGCCAGGTGAATGTTGCGCGCATCGCTCAGGACTATCTGCATGATGGCAGCTCCATCACGCTGACCAGCGGCTTCGTCGGCGACATACAAATACGTGCTGGCGCCAGTGCAGCCATGGTCAACGGTGCCATCGAAGGTTTTGTGCGTGGCGCAGCGATAGAATTACCACGCGGCTTACGCATCAATGTTGTCAGCCCCGGCTTGCTGGAAGCCTCGGTCGCTGCACTGGGCAGTTTCTTCCCTGGCTTTGAAGCAGTATCCGCAAAACGTGTGGGCCTGGCCTATGCGAGGAGTGTCGAAGGCGCACAAACCGGGCAGGTTTACGCTGTGCGCTAG
- a CDS encoding MXAN_6230/SCO0854 family RING domain-containing protein, whose protein sequence is MTLPFSATQALLLRRKHLVFVEAGTDASLLPESYLQAFEINLAKLGYAVSTRLRLALQGQSANALTQIQKHVWKVLLEKVGGNQQLMPQFRRFPEDVPADTHALWRQRVLSHFLQLPDQPCLFCSQTGSTHVLAPCEHVVCDHCYDGSNYSACPICGQQTESSAFFKPAQARQQPKENIIFKLLDLGQDVDAAAKELLHSLCERKQAMSPVDTDDFIAIVQEYGVAVIPWLPQVIPVRENIALLFGSLLKQCEPALVMDAAKSYISTATDVLRLIAAYSGADPALQGQTVYRQLAIAEMRGVKKYRPWFESSHWLAWAKRHTHMQVTRLVKRFKVAKLSRPLRKSLLGFMESLRPDLLTEDMLRHRSYWVWMGEFLHPHEYKNRYPQVAAAFTIIRKKSADGTPAPAFQTYYGKLEASLRLGDAGAMAGLLAQRPGELARRLDLLLRTAGTNETALAQVKSAFQKALPQFATPVLLTLLAHLPVRTQAVKTRIYWPKGQVAKAVFAPETRANLDANTIVEIVAALEEQLMLRFAAKPHYDQFIIDRALQDIIVPFNERTASKSAISLPRGSCIAVTPEKTARLFLHWCQPENNASRTDLDLSVGFYDADWQYQGVCSYYQLQLQSKNGQHIARSSGDITSAPFPDGASEFVDIDLETAQRQGIRYAVMVLNNYSGMAFEDLERAYAGIMFRDDVQGHHFDPRTVELRFNLQGANGIFLPMVIDLQDGRLHWLDMYSTGMFAMNNVASSNNAITTICPELIAYFASGTRPSMYELCLLHAAARSQEVLLRGKDMQCFIRAENETNAAFLARLRRESGQQLPADALRFERSIFAALYEGNLSLPEGSAIFALKPAAITGNLAASDLLS, encoded by the coding sequence ATGACTTTGCCATTTTCTGCGACACAGGCTTTACTGCTCAGAAGAAAACATCTGGTTTTTGTAGAAGCAGGCACAGACGCCAGCCTTCTGCCAGAATCCTATCTGCAAGCTTTTGAAATCAATCTGGCGAAACTGGGTTATGCCGTCTCCACCCGTCTGCGTCTGGCCTTGCAAGGCCAGAGCGCGAATGCACTAACGCAGATCCAAAAGCATGTATGGAAAGTTTTACTGGAAAAAGTCGGTGGTAACCAGCAGTTGATGCCGCAGTTTCGTCGTTTCCCTGAAGATGTGCCCGCAGATACGCATGCACTGTGGCGTCAGCGTGTGCTCAGTCACTTCCTGCAACTACCTGATCAGCCCTGTCTATTCTGTTCACAAACTGGCAGCACACATGTATTGGCGCCTTGTGAACATGTGGTTTGTGATCATTGCTATGACGGTAGTAATTATTCTGCCTGCCCAATCTGCGGCCAGCAAACAGAGTCATCAGCATTCTTCAAACCAGCCCAAGCACGCCAGCAGCCAAAAGAAAATATTATTTTCAAGCTGCTGGATCTTGGCCAGGATGTAGATGCTGCAGCTAAAGAACTATTGCACAGCCTGTGCGAGCGCAAGCAAGCCATGTCACCCGTGGACACGGACGACTTCATCGCCATCGTGCAAGAGTATGGGGTGGCAGTCATACCATGGTTGCCGCAAGTCATACCCGTGCGTGAAAACATTGCCCTTTTGTTTGGCAGCTTGTTGAAGCAATGTGAACCTGCCCTGGTCATGGATGCAGCAAAATCGTATATCAGCACTGCCACCGATGTGCTGCGCCTGATCGCAGCCTATTCGGGCGCTGACCCCGCCCTACAGGGCCAGACTGTTTACCGGCAACTCGCTATTGCAGAAATGCGTGGCGTCAAAAAATACCGGCCATGGTTTGAATCCAGCCACTGGCTCGCCTGGGCCAAACGCCACACCCATATGCAAGTCACCCGGCTGGTCAAACGCTTTAAAGTTGCCAAACTGAGCCGCCCACTACGCAAGTCGCTTCTGGGCTTCATGGAAAGCCTGCGTCCTGATTTGCTGACTGAAGACATGCTCAGGCACAGATCGTATTGGGTATGGATGGGCGAATTCCTGCATCCGCATGAATACAAAAACCGCTACCCTCAGGTGGCAGCCGCCTTTACCATCATCCGCAAAAAATCTGCCGACGGCACGCCAGCGCCTGCCTTCCAGACTTATTATGGCAAGCTTGAAGCCAGCCTGCGCCTGGGCGATGCGGGTGCCATGGCTGGCTTGCTGGCGCAAAGGCCGGGTGAACTGGCACGCCGCCTGGATTTACTATTACGAACGGCGGGTACCAATGAAACAGCACTTGCCCAGGTCAAGTCTGCTTTTCAGAAGGCACTGCCGCAATTTGCCACACCTGTATTGCTCACTTTACTGGCTCACCTGCCAGTCAGGACGCAAGCTGTTAAAACCAGAATATATTGGCCCAAGGGCCAGGTCGCCAAAGCTGTGTTTGCACCTGAGACCAGAGCAAACCTGGACGCAAATACCATAGTAGAAATAGTCGCCGCACTGGAAGAACAACTCATGCTGCGCTTTGCTGCAAAACCCCACTATGATCAATTCATCATAGACCGGGCATTACAAGACATCATCGTGCCGTTCAATGAGCGAACTGCCAGCAAATCAGCGATCAGTCTGCCGCGCGGCTCCTGCATTGCTGTCACACCAGAAAAAACAGCACGCCTGTTTTTACACTGGTGCCAGCCTGAGAACAATGCCAGCCGTACTGATCTGGATTTGTCAGTCGGTTTTTATGACGCTGACTGGCAGTATCAGGGAGTTTGCTCCTATTACCAATTGCAGTTGCAGAGCAAAAATGGTCAGCATATCGCCCGCAGTTCTGGCGATATCACCAGTGCCCCCTTCCCTGATGGCGCCAGTGAATTTGTCGATATCGATCTTGAAACAGCCCAACGGCAAGGCATACGCTATGCAGTGATGGTCTTGAATAATTATTCAGGTATGGCCTTTGAAGACCTGGAACGTGCCTATGCTGGCATCATGTTCAGGGACGATGTTCAAGGACATCATTTTGACCCGCGCACGGTCGAGCTCAGGTTCAATCTGCAAGGGGCCAATGGCATCTTCCTGCCCATGGTCATCGACCTGCAGGATGGGCGCCTGCACTGGCTGGACATGTATTCCACGGGCATGTTCGCCATGAATAATGTCGCCAGCTCAAACAATGCCATCACCACCATTTGCCCCGAGCTGATCGCCTACTTTGCCAGCGGCACGCGCCCATCCATGTATGAGCTATGCCTTCTGCATGCTGCCGCGCGTAGCCAGGAAGTGCTGTTGCGCGGCAAGGACATGCAGTGTTTTATACGTGCAGAGAATGAAACCAATGCGGCATTTCTGGCGCGCTTGCGACGTGAATCTGGTCAGCAGTTACCCGCAGATGCATTGCGCTTTGAACGCAGCATTTTTGCCGCCCTGTATGAAGGTAACCTGTCCTTGCCCGAAGGCAGTGCCATTTTTGCCCTGAAACCTGCAGCCATCACAGGCAATCTGGCTGCCAGCGATCTGCTAAGTTGA
- a CDS encoding YdeI family protein, producing the protein MNPKVDAYVSKAKTWKEEIEQLRSIVLECPLTEEFKWGNPCYTHEDTNIVLIHVFKEYAALLFFKGALLKDSKGLLVQQTENTQAARQLRFTSVEEISKKKTAIKAYIKDAIAVEKAGLKVEFKKTTEFNMPEEFQIKLDSMPALKKAFEALTPGRQRAYLLHFSAAKQSKTRESRVEKAIPQILEGKGLDDE; encoded by the coding sequence ATGAATCCCAAAGTCGATGCCTACGTCAGCAAAGCCAAGACCTGGAAAGAAGAAATCGAGCAATTGCGCAGCATAGTCCTTGAATGCCCATTGACTGAAGAATTCAAGTGGGGCAACCCCTGCTATACGCATGAGGATACAAATATTGTTCTTATTCATGTCTTCAAGGAATATGCTGCCCTGCTGTTTTTCAAGGGAGCGCTGCTAAAAGACAGCAAGGGTTTGCTGGTACAGCAGACCGAGAATACCCAGGCGGCGAGGCAACTTCGTTTCACCAGCGTTGAAGAAATCAGCAAGAAAAAAACCGCGATCAAAGCTTATATCAAGGATGCGATTGCAGTAGAAAAAGCCGGGCTGAAGGTGGAATTCAAAAAAACGACAGAATTCAATATGCCCGAAGAATTCCAGATCAAGCTTGACAGCATGCCCGCTTTGAAAAAAGCGTTTGAAGCCCTGACACCTGGACGACAAAGAGCATACCTGCTGCATTTCTCAGCCGCCAAGCAATCCAAGACCCGCGAATCAAGAGTGGAAAAAGCGATTCCGCAGATCCTGGAAGGCAAGGGGCTGGATGATGAATGA
- a CDS encoding glutathione S-transferase family protein encodes MYKLYSLCQSGNSFKVAFLLRALNQPFENAFVDMFQGVTRSNEWREQANEMGEVPILEDGERRLTQSGVILSYLANKHGAFGGKNEDEKLEVLRWLLFDNHKFTSYFASYRFNKSFGPSAPDPAVQAWLLGRIDNAFTIVNKHLAGREYLVGDAPTIADFSLSAYLFYPEEESGYKLTDRYPHIVAWLDRLRALPGWAHPYEVLPGERITPKW; translated from the coding sequence ATGTACAAACTGTATAGCCTCTGCCAGTCAGGCAATTCCTTCAAGGTCGCTTTCCTGCTGCGCGCACTGAACCAGCCTTTTGAGAACGCCTTTGTCGATATGTTCCAGGGGGTTACCCGCAGCAATGAATGGCGCGAGCAAGCCAATGAAATGGGGGAGGTGCCCATACTAGAAGACGGCGAACGCAGGCTGACACAGTCTGGCGTAATCCTCAGCTACCTTGCCAACAAGCATGGCGCTTTTGGTGGCAAGAATGAAGATGAAAAACTCGAAGTATTGCGCTGGCTTTTATTTGATAACCACAAGTTCACCAGTTATTTTGCCAGCTACCGCTTCAATAAATCCTTTGGTCCCTCTGCCCCCGATCCGGCTGTCCAGGCCTGGCTGTTGGGGCGCATAGACAATGCCTTCACTATTGTCAACAAACATCTGGCAGGCCGAGAATACCTGGTCGGCGATGCACCGACGATTGCTGATTTTTCCCTGAGTGCCTACCTGTTTTATCCTGAAGAAGAGAGTGGCTACAAGCTGACAGACCGCTACCCGCACATCGTCGCCTGGCTGGACCGCTTGCGTGCCTTGCCAGGCTGGGCACATCCTTATGAAGTCTTGCCAGGTGAGCGGATTACGCCCAAGTGGTGA
- a CDS encoding helix-turn-helix domain-containing protein, with protein MAHLTLATAEQTEAPVGTLIREWRTQRKISQMELALDIDISPRHLSFVETGRSRPSAELLMSIASQLDVPLRARNTWLLAAGYAPRYSEQGLDTARMAQAKAAVQRLLDTHDPYPGVALDRHWNVVLHNSAAAKLMSLLPPELLTPEINIFRASLHPQGFAAFTKNFAEWGSYLLQVLQRLMLSARDEAIIALVEEVHAYPNVIALKQQTPVTQATEPSLLIPCIMELHGHELSLFTTLTTFGSPRDITLHELCVELFYPADTQTEVFLKAMGA; from the coding sequence ATGGCTCATCTCACATTGGCGACAGCAGAACAGACAGAGGCACCAGTCGGTACCCTGATACGTGAATGGCGCACGCAACGCAAAATAAGCCAGATGGAGCTGGCGCTGGACATCGATATTTCGCCACGTCACCTGAGCTTTGTAGAAACTGGGCGCTCACGCCCCAGTGCAGAACTCTTGATGAGCATCGCCAGCCAGCTGGATGTGCCCTTGCGCGCCCGCAATACCTGGCTGCTGGCGGCAGGCTATGCGCCACGCTATAGCGAACAGGGGTTGGATACGGCCCGCATGGCGCAAGCCAAAGCCGCAGTGCAGCGCCTGCTCGATACGCATGATCCTTATCCCGGCGTTGCACTGGACAGGCACTGGAATGTGGTCTTGCATAACAGTGCCGCTGCAAAACTCATGAGCCTGTTGCCGCCAGAATTGCTGACACCAGAAATCAATATCTTCAGAGCCAGCCTGCATCCGCAAGGCTTTGCGGCTTTTACCAAAAACTTTGCAGAATGGGGTAGCTATCTTTTGCAAGTCCTGCAAAGGCTCATGCTGAGTGCCCGCGATGAAGCCATCATCGCCCTGGTGGAAGAAGTGCATGCCTATCCCAATGTCATCGCCCTCAAACAGCAAACACCCGTCACGCAAGCGACAGAACCCTCTTTGCTGATACCCTGCATCATGGAGCTGCATGGCCATGAACTTTCGCTCTTCACGACCCTGACCACCTTTGGCAGCCCGCGCGACATCACCCTGCATGAGCTGTGCGTGGAATTGTTTTATCCGGCAGATACACAAACCGAAGTTTTCTTGAAGGCGATGGGAGCATGA
- a CDS encoding MmcQ/YjbR family DNA-binding protein, translating to MKLAALKKLCAGYAGARERLHDTPSNILVYSVGEKSFAYFKTSEPERWRFSIRVTPARFLELTDMPGVKPARYMGRFHWVTIVAVEQFPEDYLRELLEYSYQKALSGLTKKKREEVLVGGAD from the coding sequence ATGAAACTAGCTGCTCTCAAAAAATTATGTGCCGGTTATGCTGGTGCCCGTGAAAGACTACACGATACGCCCAGTAATATACTGGTGTATAGCGTAGGAGAAAAATCCTTTGCCTACTTCAAGACCAGCGAGCCTGAGCGCTGGCGTTTCAGCATACGGGTGACGCCTGCTCGCTTTCTTGAGCTGACTGATATGCCGGGCGTAAAACCGGCGCGGTATATGGGGCGCTTTCATTGGGTCACTATCGTCGCTGTCGAGCAATTTCCTGAAGACTATTTGCGGGAATTGCTTGAGTATTCTTATCAAAAGGCTTTGTCGGGCTTGACGAAGAAAAAGCGGGAAGAGGTTTTGGTGGGTGGTGCAGATTGA
- a CDS encoding NAD(P)/FAD-dependent oxidoreductase translates to MTIITKGMMFDAIIIGGSYAGLSAAMQLARARRQVLVIDGGQRRNRFVEYSHGFLGQDGKKASAIASEGKAQLMAYKTVTWVEGQATSVARQDEGFIVTIEGQGNYQARRLILATGVTDDLPAIEGLAERWGRSIFHCPYCHGYEIDNGRIGVLATSPLSYHHAMMLPDWGQVTLFTNLCFEPDAEQLSALQKRGVTIVAAPVSKISGLATVELQDGRQHDMDGLFTMGTIRINSPFATQLACEMTEGPMGTVIRTNEIKATSVPGVFACGDAARMAGNVAMAVADGAMAGVAAHQSMIFEAKAA, encoded by the coding sequence ATGACCATCATCACTAAGGGTATGATGTTTGATGCCATCATCATCGGTGGCAGCTATGCCGGGCTTTCAGCCGCCATGCAACTGGCACGCGCCAGGCGGCAGGTACTGGTCATTGATGGCGGCCAGCGCCGTAACCGCTTTGTTGAATACTCACACGGCTTTCTGGGGCAAGATGGCAAAAAAGCCAGCGCCATCGCCAGTGAAGGCAAGGCACAGTTGATGGCCTATAAAACCGTCACCTGGGTAGAGGGACAGGCAACATCGGTAGCTCGCCAGGATGAGGGGTTTATCGTAACCATTGAGGGGCAGGGCAATTACCAGGCACGCAGGCTGATACTCGCCACCGGTGTCACAGATGATTTGCCAGCGATAGAAGGTCTGGCAGAACGCTGGGGCCGCAGCATCTTCCACTGTCCATATTGTCACGGCTATGAAATTGACAATGGCCGCATTGGCGTACTGGCTACCAGCCCGCTGTCGTATCATCATGCGATGATGCTGCCAGACTGGGGTCAAGTCACGCTGTTCACCAATCTATGCTTTGAGCCAGATGCTGAGCAATTGTCGGCTTTGCAAAAACGTGGCGTCACAATAGTAGCTGCGCCTGTAAGCAAGATCAGCGGCCTTGCTACGGTAGAACTGCAAGACGGCAGGCAACATGACATGGACGGCCTGTTCACCATGGGCACGATCCGCATCAACAGTCCCTTCGCCACACAACTGGCTTGCGAAATGACAGAAGGCCCCATGGGTACCGTTATCCGCACTAACGAAATCAAAGCCACCAGCGTGCCCGGCGTATTCGCCTGCGGTGACGCCGCACGCATGGCAGGCAATGTGGCAATGGCCGTGGCTGACGGCGCGATGGCAGGGGTGGCAGCACATCAGTCCATGATCTTTGAGGCAAAGGCTGCCTGA
- a CDS encoding Rrf2 family transcriptional regulator, protein MRQDSKLSSILHVLLHMAHGQRAMTSEELAQYLTTNPVLVRRVLAGLRSRGYVSSDKGHGGGWVISCDLQTVTLRDIYDALGAPTVFAMGNRNDNPACLVEQVVNEALATAFDEAEALLIARLGDVTLGDLATEFGRKFNAHSKNKGKSHDHHH, encoded by the coding sequence ATGAGACAAGACAGCAAACTTTCCTCCATCCTCCACGTGCTATTGCACATGGCGCATGGTCAACGGGCCATGACTTCTGAAGAACTGGCGCAATACCTGACCACCAATCCGGTGCTGGTCAGGCGTGTGCTGGCGGGCTTGCGCAGCCGTGGCTATGTGAGTTCAGACAAGGGCCATGGCGGCGGCTGGGTGATTTCTTGCGACTTGCAAACAGTGACCTTGCGTGACATTTACGATGCCCTCGGCGCACCTACCGTCTTTGCCATGGGCAACCGCAATGACAATCCAGCGTGCCTGGTCGAGCAAGTCGTCAACGAAGCACTCGCAACTGCCTTTGACGAAGCAGAGGCCTTGCTCATCGCCCGCCTGGGTGACGTGACGCTGGGCGATCTGGCTACTGAATTCGGCCGCAAATTTAATGCACACAGCAAGAACAAGGGAAAAAGCCATGACCATCATCACTAA
- a CDS encoding YciI family protein, with amino-acid sequence MFILNVSYSKNPVEVEPQIKAHGEWVGRYLKEGIFLFAGPKKSGLGGVIAVQSISKERLLQILAEDSYVQADVADYQIIDFDCKATQSTLEALKLA; translated from the coding sequence ATGTTCATACTCAATGTCAGCTATAGCAAAAACCCTGTTGAAGTAGAACCGCAAATCAAAGCCCATGGCGAATGGGTAGGCCGTTACCTGAAGGAAGGTATATTCCTGTTTGCCGGTCCCAAAAAGAGTGGCCTCGGTGGCGTCATCGCCGTACAGAGCATCAGCAAGGAAAGGCTCTTGCAAATACTGGCGGAAGATTCTTATGTACAGGCAGATGTCGCGGATTACCAGATCATTGATTTTGATTGCAAAGCGACGCAAAGCACACTGGAAGCCTTGAAGCTGGCTTGA
- the sugE gene encoding quaternary ammonium compound efflux SMR transporter SugE, which produces MAWILLVLAGLFEVVWAFSMKQSEGFTKFLPTVITIAGMIVSFALLALSMRTLPLGTAYTMWTGIGAVGAFILGIVFFGEQLNFMRVCALLLIICGLVFMKMSSSH; this is translated from the coding sequence ATGGCTTGGATATTATTGGTACTGGCCGGTCTGTTTGAAGTAGTCTGGGCCTTCTCCATGAAGCAGTCTGAAGGTTTCACTAAATTTCTTCCCACTGTCATCACCATCGCAGGCATGATAGTCAGCTTCGCTTTGCTGGCGCTATCCATGCGTACTCTGCCACTAGGCACAGCTTATACCATGTGGACAGGCATAGGTGCCGTCGGTGCCTTCATCCTTGGCATCGTCTTCTTTGGTGAGCAATTGAATTTCATGCGTGTCTGTGCATTGTTGCTCATCATCTGCGGTCTGGTCTTCATGAAAATGTCTTCATCGCACTAG
- a CDS encoding DsrE family protein, producing the protein MSQFSNYGRNVAAALVLLVSSLGQASVMAQTPAPAKAQAIQKSKVVFQVSDGESRKWELALNNVKNVIKDLGKDNVEVEIVAYGPGIDMFKFETPVASRIDEVIKMGAHVVICENTMRAQKISKSDMLDNLDYVEAGVSQLIRRQQQGYAYIRP; encoded by the coding sequence ATGAGCCAGTTTTCCAACTATGGCCGTAATGTGGCAGCAGCCCTGGTCCTGTTAGTCAGCAGCCTGGGCCAGGCCAGCGTCATGGCACAAACACCAGCGCCCGCCAAGGCGCAGGCAATACAAAAATCCAAAGTGGTTTTTCAGGTCAGTGATGGCGAAAGCCGCAAATGGGAGCTGGCACTGAATAATGTGAAGAATGTCATCAAAGACCTGGGCAAGGATAATGTCGAGGTAGAAATTGTCGCCTATGGCCCAGGCATAGACATGTTCAAGTTTGAGACACCCGTAGCCAGCCGTATTGATGAAGTCATCAAGATGGGGGCCCATGTCGTAATCTGCGAGAACACCATGCGGGCACAAAAAATCAGCAAGTCAGACATGCTCGACAATCTCGATTATGTAGAAGCAGGCGTGTCGCAACTGATCAGGCGGCAGCAGCAGGGTTATGCCTACATCAGGCCCTGA